The DNA segment TGAACAATCCGCTTGTAACGGTCACACAAACACCCGACCGGGTATTGCTGTCCTGTTCCTGCCCCTCTGCTGCCGATGGCTTATGTGAATTCCAGGCCCGGGCCTTGTACAACATTATGGAGCGACAGCCATTGCGCCTTTTTTTTGATGCACCGCTAAGACATAAAAAATTAAAAGAGTTTGCGCAGGATTACGGGCTGGAGCAGGAAAAGAATCCGGATGATCATTTTGAGCTCAGCTATATAAAAGGTAGTCTCGGGATCAGCCCCAAAGTCAAAACCCTGTTTCCGGTTACCCAAAAAACAAAAGCGGAACTCGCAGCGTCCCTGCTCCCAAAAAAAGAATTTAACCTGCCGGTATCCGGTGGCCTCATCAAAAAGGAAATGCAGACGATTGTGGTGTTTAGCCAGCACCGTTATTACAGTCACCTTAACATCTCACTCTATGAAGGCCAGGCCAGTCGCGATGGCAAAATAAAGAACCCCTTAAAAGCCATTGATCCTTCCGATCTGCTTTGGACTACCGAGAACATCAGTGAGCTTAAATTTCTAAACGGTGTCCTTAAATTTCAGAATAACTACAATGCTGAAGCTTCCGGGTCCGACCTCGAAGGTTTAAGGGCACTGGCCAGAAACCCACTGGGACTCGACATCTACCTGCACGATCCTAAAATTTCGCCCAACATATCCGCCACTTCCATCAGCAGGATAAAACTTAAAATATTAGGGATAGACCTGGTCCTGTCGGTCAATGAAAAGGGCGATTTCTATGAAGTGTCGGGTAAGCTGATGCTTGATGATCAGGCTATACCTCTTGAAAACCTGAGCATCAAACATCATTATTTTATCCAGCTCGATAAAACCCTGCACCTGATCGATAAGCCCGATTTTTTAAGGGTGATCGAATTTTTCAAAAAGCATTACGATAAAATGCTGATCCACAGGTCTAAGTTTGATGATTTTTATGAAAACATCCTTTCTAACCTGGAAGAAAAGGTTCGCATCAATTATGCTTACCTGAAGCCGGCTACCAAAAAACAGATAGAAGACAAAGGCTATGACCTGGAAAACGAACAGCTGATCTATCTGTCAGAGTCGGAAGATTTTGTGCTCATCACCCCCGTAATGCGTTATAGCAATACCGAAATCCCGGTGCTTTCGCGTAAGCAGATCATCGCAAAGGATAAATACGGCCATACTTTCAGCCTGCGGAGGGATGAAGCCGCAGAATTGCAGTTTATTGCCGACATTGCAAAGCAACATCCTTTTTTTGAAGAACAACAGGATGAAGACCTGCGGTTAGATTGTTTTTACATGCACCGCAAGCATTTTTTGGATATAGAGTGGTTTTTAAATGCCTTTGAAGCCTGGCGCAGCAAAGGGATAACCATTCTGGGTTTTAATCAGCTAAAAAACAATAACCTGAGCCAGTACAAGGCCAACATCTCCATCAAGGTGATCAGCGGGGTCGACTGGTTCGAGACCAAAGCAAAAGTAGAATATAACGACCAGGCCATTTCTTTAAAGCACCTGCACAAATCTATCCGCAACAAGAGCAAGTTTGTAAAGCTGGATGATGGCACAATGGGTATTTTACCGGATGAATGGATAGAAAAATTTACCAGCTATTTTAACGCAGGAGAGCTTGTTGAAGAAAGCATCCATACCCATAAGATCAATTACAATAAGATTGCCGAGCTGTATGACGAGCAGCTCTTTGACGAATCGGTAAAAGACCAGCTGGCCTTATACCGGGCCAAACTTTCCGGCCCGGAAAGCATCCTGCCTGTTCCTGTGCCGGAAGGACTGAATGCAGAATTGCGGGGCTATCAGCAGGACGGCCTAAACTGGCTTAACTTTTTAGATGGCTTTAACTTTGGTGCTTGTCTGGCTGATGATATGGGCCTCGGAAAAACCATACAGATCATCGCATTTATATTGAGCCAGCGCAATAAGGGCCATCAGAATACCAATCTTGTGGTGGTACCGGCCTCTTTAATTTTTAACTGGCAGGCCGAGGTGGCCAAATTTGCACCTTCGTTAAAAATCCATACCGTTTATGGTGCCGACCGGCTAAAGGATATCCATCAGTTTGATCAGTATGAAATTGTGCTTACCTCTTATGGGACACTACTGGCTGATATCCGTTTTTTAAAGTCCTACTACTTTAATTACATATTTTTAGATGAGTCGCAGACGATAAAAAATCCGGATGCCCAGCGTTATAAGGCGGTGCGTTTATTGCAATCGCGCAATAAAGTGGTATTAACCGGCACGCCGATAGAAAACAATACCTATGATCTTTATGGGCAGCTTTCTTTCGCTTGTCCCGGCTTATTGGGTTCCAGACAACAGTTTAAAGAGTTGTATGCGGTGCCCATTGATCAGTTCAAAGACAGCAAACGGGCAAAGGAACTCCAAAAAAAGATCAGCCCTTTCATTTTGAGGCGTACCAAAGAGCAGGTAGCTAAAGAGCTGCCCGATAAAACCGAAATGGTCATTTACTGCGAAATGGGGACAGAGCAACGTGAGGTTTACGAAGCCGCAGTGCAGGACATTAAAGAATATATTGAGGGCAAGGCCGAAGATGAACTGGCCAAAAGCAGCATGTACGTTTTGCAGGGCATCACCCGCTTACGGCAAATCTGTAATTCGGCCACTTTATTAAAAGACGATAAGTTCTATGGCAATGCCTCTTCCAAAATGGAAGTGCTGCTGGAACAGATCGAAAGTAAATCCCCTAACCACAAGATCCTGGTGTTTTCTCAGTTTGTAGGGATGCTGGACCTGATCCGGGCCCAGCTTGGAGAGCGTGGCATTGCACATGAATACTTAACCGGCCAGACCCGCAACCGGCAGCAGGTGGTCAATTCTTTTCAGGACAATCCCGAGATACGTGTATTTCTTATCAGCTTAAAAGCCGGCGGGGTAGGGTTAAACTTAACCCGTGCCGATTATGTATACCTGGTAGACCCCTGGTGGAATCCGGCGGTAGAAAACCAGGCGATAGACCGGACTTACCGCATCGGACAGGAAAAAAATGTGGTGGCTGTACGTTTAATTTGTCCGGATACCATCGAAGAGAAGATCATGAAACTGCAAAATACCAAGAGAGACCTGGTAGATGACCTCATCAAAACCGATGTTTCCATCTATAAAACACTTTCCAAAAAAGATCTGCTCGGTTTGTTCAGTTAAAATTGTTGTTTCATTTTTTTAATAAAATACCTGTTTGTACAGCATATTTTTTTATCTTTAATTTTTGTCGTTAACGTACACGAGTAAACCAAACATAACAAAATGATGATCAAAAGAATGTTTTTTATGCTGTGCCTGATCTGGATGAGTGCAGCGAACCCGGCATTTAGCCAGCGGGTATCCATTATTCCGCAACCTTTAAGTGTTGCTGAACTTCCAGGAAACTTTAAAATCAATTCCCTTACCAAAATTACTTATGATGCGGGCAATTCCGACCTGAAGTCGGTAGGCCTTCAATTTTCCGATCAGCTAAAAAAGCTGTGCGGTTACGCCTTAAAAGTACTTCCGGCTACAGCTGCTACAGGGAGCAATGTAATTGTGCTGACCACAAAAAACGCCGTAGACAGTCTGGGTGATGAAGGTTATACCTTAATTGCCAATGCAAAGGGCGTTACCATCAGCGGTAAAAAAGCACATGGCGTATTTTATGGGGCCCAAACCCTGTATCAGCTTTTGCCGGTAAAAGGAAAAAATAATACCCTTGTTGCTGCACCGCTAATTCCGGCGGTAAAAATTGCCGATAAGCCACGCTTTGGCTGGAGGGGAATGATGCTTGACGTGGGCCGTTATTTTTACTCCGTGGAGTTTGTTAAAAAATACATCGACAACCTCGCTTTACATAAACTGAATGTGTTTCACTGGCATTTAACCGAAGACCATGGCTGGCGCATCGAGATTAAAAAATACCCCAGACTCACTTCAATAGGCGCATGGCGCAATGGAACGCAGTTTGCCAACAACCAGATCGATAACAACCCGCATGGCGGGTTTTACACGCAAGACCAGATCAGGGATATCGTTGCCTATGCGGCAAAACGTTATGTAACGGTGGTTCCCGAAATTGAAATGCCGGGCCATGCTACGGCAGCCCTGGTGGCCTATCCTAACGTTTCCTGCACAGGCGGGCCTTTTAAAATGCTGACAGGATGGGGTATCCAGAAAGAAGTTTTCTGTGCCGGAAAAGAAGAGACCTTTAATTTCCTGGAAGATATCCTTTCGGAAGTTGTAGCACTCTTTCCCGGTAAATTCATCCACATCGGCGGAGATGAATGTCCTAAAGACCGTTGGAAAGTTTGCCCAAACTGCCAGGCCAGGATGAAAAAAGAAAACCTGAAAGACGAGCATGAACTGCAAAGCTATTTCATCAGGCGCATAGAAAAATTCCTGACCACCAAAAATAAAAGCATTATTGGCTGGGATGAAATTCTGGAAGGCGGCCTGGCACCTAATGCTGCTGTCATGTCCTGGAGGGGCACCGAAGGTGGTATTGCTGCAGCCAAACAATTGCATGATGTAGTGATGACCCCCTACGATTTTCTTTACCTGGATTATTATCAGGGCGAACCCTATCTGGAACCAAAGGCAATAGGTGGTAATCTGCAGCTGGAAAAGGTATACAACTATGAGCCTGTACCAGCAGTGCTTACTGCCGAGCAGGCAAAATATATTAAAGGCGTACAGGGCAATGTATGGGCAGAATTTATCCATTCGCCCGAAAAAGTAGAATACATGGCCTTTCCACGCGCTGCTGCGATGGCCGAACTGGCCTGGACCATACCAGCCCGGAAAAGCTGGACTGATTTTAGCCGCAGGATAGAAAAGCAATACCAGCGCTACGATGACCTGGGCATCAATTACGCCAGAAGCGCCTATAATGTATGGCATACCGTAACGGTCGACAGTGTGGCCAATAAAGCAAGGGTATCCTTTAAAACCAATAGTTATCAGCCGCAGGTGCGCTATAGCCTGGATGGTTCAGAACCAACAGTAAATTCGCTGGCCTACAGCAAACCCTTCGAAGTTAAATTACCGGTCACCATTAAAGCAGCTACTTTTAAAGATGGCCGCCGCATGGGGGCAATCAGTTCAAGGTCAATATTTGTAGATCAGAATAAATAATTAAAACAAAGATAAATTGGTCGTTTGCTGTGCTGCAACCGCAGCAAACGAACCATTTTTGCTCTTAGGTTTAACGTTATGCTGATCAATCCATGCTGCATAATCCTCTTTTTTAATCGGCCCTGCCAGCAGCCCCGAGGCAAGCTGTATCAAAGCCAGTTTGTTTTCAATTACCTGACGGTATTTCTGTAACAGGTGCACAATTTGCTGCTGGATTTTATTCTTGGGCTTAATCCTGATGTTCTTGTTCACCGGATTTAAAAGCTGCATGGTAAGCTCTTTGGTAAAATAAGTATGTGCCGAAGTAATCCTTTCCTGCAAGGCAGTTAATGCTGCAAAACCTTCTTTTTGGTGCAATTGCCTTACCTGTGTTTGAAAACGTTCTGTCAAGGTCATCAGTGCCGTAAGCGAAGTATTCAGCTGTCCCATTAAAGCCTTAAATTCAGATAGGTTTGCTTTGTTTATTTCAGCGTTGCCCGAAACAACGTCCAGCCCCCTTAAAACACTGTTCAAAGAAAAATGATCAAGTACCAGCTGCAGGATAAATTTTTCCTGTTCCCTGATCAGGATGGCATCCAGCTCCTCTTCCTTCACCGGTTTCATATAATTGATCACCTCGGTATTCGACCTTAAACTTTCCGTGCCGATCCTTGATTTTAACACCAGTCCGTTCAGTGTTCTTACACGGCTTAAAGCCACATATACCTGGCCTGCTACGAAAGATTTGCCTGCATCAATCACCGCCTGGTCGAAGGTCAGGCCCTGGCTCTTGTGAATGGTTACCGCCCAGGCCAGCTTAACCGGATATTGCGAAAACTCGCCTACCTGCTGCTGTACAATGGCTTCTTCAGTATCGGTTTTGTATTCGAAAGAGGCCCATGAAGTTTTTTCAAGCAAAAGATCTTCCTCCTGTGGAAAGGAAATCCAGATCCCGGCCCCGTTTACCGACTTTACCTTGCCGATCTTTCCATTATAAAATTTTCTGTCTTCGCCGGTGTCGTTTTTGATGAACATGACCTGTGCACCCTCTTTCAGTTTTAAGGTTTGTTCGGCCTGCAGGCTCAGGTCCCTGAACTCTCCGCTCACTTCGGCTTCAAAAGTATATTCGGTGCCGGGCAGCTCCTCCAGCTTCTCTTTATTGATGGCATTGGCTTCCGCATTATGGGAAGTGATGATGATGGGGTTCAACCCATCCACAGCACTGAACTGCGGGTCGTACCTTTTATTTAACAGGGCCAGGCCGCTTTCATCGATCTGGTTGTTCCTGATGTCATTTAAAATCTGGATAAATTCTATTTCCGTTTGCCTGAAAACTGTGGTCAGCTCTATTTGTAGTAGTGGATAACGGCGGATCACCAGGGCATCGAAAAAGTAAGGTGAGGGGTAGGCGCGACTTAAAAACGACCAGTCTTCCCTTTTGGTTACCGGTGGCAACTGGTACAGGTCGCCAATAAGGAGCAATTGCACACCCCCAAAGGGCATATTGTTTTTTCTTACCGAACGGAGGATGGCATCAATTACATCCAGCAGGTCACAACGTACCATGGATACCTCATCGATCACCAGCAATTCCAGTTCATTAAACAGGCTGAGCTTATCCCTGGTATAGCTCAGGTCGGCAACCATCGACTGTATAGAAAGGAAACCCGACTGCAGGTTTTCCAGGCTAATGTCGCCCGGGAAAAAGGAACCCGGGGGCAGTTGAAAAAAAGAATTGATGGTACTGCCTTTCGCGTTCATGGCCGCAACACCTGTAGGGGCCACAACTGCCATCTTTTTGCTGCTGCTTTCTTTGATGCGTTTCAACAAAGTAGTTTTTCCGGTTCCGGCCTTTCCGGTCAGAAAAATGTTCTGATTGGTAAAGTCAATGAAAGATAAAACCTTGTCAGAAATTGAATGGGAAGCCGCACCGTTAGTCATGCCTCAAAAATAACTATTCTTGGGCAAGACTGCACAAATTCATTTTTTTCTATAGAAAAAAAAGCCCCCTCAGTGTTGGTCACTGCGGGGCTTTTTAATCTACTCAATTGTGTAGCTGCTTTTTTGTATAAACGAGCGGTTAAACATATCGGTAGCTTTTACTTCAATGCTGTGCCTGCCCGTTTGTAATCTGGTAGATATAGGGCCCTTCCACAAATGTGTACTTTTTGCCGGGTTAGAGGGGCGCCTGGCTTTTTTGGTTTTATCGGTAATGCTTTTCCAGGTCGCTACTTCGGCTATATAAAAAGGATCAAATTCAAATGTATGCTGTAAAGGCATCCAGCTGCCATCATCTATCCGATACTGCAGGATGTCATTTTTGGCACCTGTGTAAAAATTCACATACACATAGGCTGCGGTGTCCGTATCCTTTTTTAATTTTTCAGGTGCCGTAATGCGCATCTGGGTTGTTGCACCTTCACCGGCTACTTTATAGTCAATAATGTATTGATTTCCTTTAAAATGGATAAATCCATAACCTTTGGGGGTTCCATCCCGCATGGTAGAAACGGGCGTTCCGTTTTTATCGCTAAGCCCGGAATAAAAATCGCCCGAGGCCGTCCCGATATTGAAATGGTGATGGGGTTTGTCCTGCAGCCATTCTGAACCCTTTACATAAAAATCCTGGCGCTGCATGTGCGTATGCGCGGATATGGAAAGGGTATGTGGAAAATCTTTCAGCAGGTTGAACAACTTAAGCCGGGTAGTCGGGCTAAACAGGAATTCGGGTTCGCTAAGGGGGATATGCATGGTCATTACCACCAGGTAATCTTTAGGCACATATTTCAGGTCCTGCTCTATAAACTTCAACTGGTCGTCCCTTAAGCCACCGTAATAACCCCTGCCGTCGCGCGGGTCAGGATACAACACATCATCCAGCACCACAAAGTGTACTTTTCCATAATTAAAAGCATAAGTTGTGGGGCCAAAATGCGCTTCAAAAGATTCATCAGATAAAGAATCTGCAGGCGCATCTGCATTCAGGTCGTGATTACCCATCATGTTGTACCATGGAATCCCTACCCGTTTAACCGCTGCGGTATAGGCAGGGAAAAGGTCAAGCTTGTCGCCCACCTCATCGCCCATACTGATGCCGAAAGACATATTTTTAATGCCTTCTACTTCGCTGATGACGTCCTTTACAAAATAATCTACCTGCTCCTGGTTATATACCTGCGGATCACCAAAAATCAGGGCCGTATAGTTGTCCTGTTCCCGAACAGGTTTCAGGGCAAAATTTACAGCTGCCGGCAATGGGCCGGTAGGGGCTACACCTTTGTATTTGAATTGTGGGGAGCCCTGAGGTTTGTGGATGTAAAAGTATTGGGGCAGGTTGTCTGCATTCAGTGGAACCTGGTAGCCAGTGGGTTTGATGACACTGATGATGTTGTCGTTCCCAACCGGTAAAGTGTAATAACCCTTGCTGTTGGTTTGCACCACTTCCTGTCCGTTGGTCACCGCAACATTGGCAATTCCCTTTTCGGTTTTGTCTTTTTTGCCATTCCCATTGGCATCGGCAAACACATAGCCCGAAGCCGTGTTTTGGGCTTTTAACGCACAGGATAGGAGTAAAAACAGGAAGAAACTGAGTGGTTTCATTTGACTTTATATTAAAAGCCCTGTCTGGGTACCGAAGTGCCCAGGCAGGGCCGGGATGTTATTTCGTTGCCGAATATTTATAAACAATTACTTTATTGTCGCTGCTCGGACTTACAGCAAGATAAGGAATGCCATCCGGGGCAACCTGAAGGTCAAATGTGTTGATCTTCCCTGAAAATACTAACCTTGGTGTATTCCAGTTTTTAGTATGGTCGTTAAAAGTGCGCACATATAGTCCGGTCGTATTGGCAAAGCCGAAATATAATTTACCATCAGGGTCTATTGCCAATGCATACTTCTCGTTCTGGTCCTGGCTGTTTCCGGCCGAACCAAGTTCTTCCCAGGTGGTACCATTAAACTTCATGATCCGGTTTAAGCGCTGGTTGGCTGATACGGTCTGGAAACCAATATAAACGGTACCATCGGCCGATGCCGCACCAATTACAGAAGTATATCCCGGCAAACCGTCAGAAGTTCTGAAGCCTACAGGCCCAACCGGCGCCCAGGTATTGTTAGTTAATTTATACATACTGAAATTAGAGTTCCTGTCCAGCACAGCCATGTAACCTTTTCCGTCCAGCCCTCTGAATACCTGTACAGCACCAATCAGGTTGTTTGCGATTGCAGGGGTAATGTCATTCCAATTGTTATTGGTATAATTGCTTGCGTATATGGCACGTTTTAAATAGCCCGTAATGGCGGTAAAGGTAGAAGCACCTATTAATGGCTGATTGTTTTCACCTACAGTAAATGAAAATTTATCTACCCGCATCGGACTGAAATTTTTAGCCCCTACTGCAGTCCAGCTGTCATTGGTATATTTCAATACGGTTGCTTTCTGCAGCCCATCTAAATAATCTTTATAGCCTACATAAGGCGCTCCCTCTTCATCGAAAGCAATGTTAATAATATCTACCTGTTCGTTAGAAATCCCCATTGCACTGCCAATGTTTTTCCATATGGTTCCATTGAGGGCAATGACTGCAATTTTTTTCTCAGTGGCCGGAATAACAGCACCGCTTTCGTTTTTACCCGTTCTGATATAGGCCAGGTAAGGCTGTTTGGTAAAAGGGTGGATGGCCATTTTTACGTCAGTGGCTTCACTACCTATAATACTCTTATCGCCAATCATCCACCATTGTGCCCCTATAAATGAGATTTTCGCAGTAAAATCCAATGCTGTGGCTAAACCTGCTGCATTAAATGTGTAGATTAAATTACTGCTAAAATTGTTTACTGTTTTCTGGCTCTCCTGTGCTACGGCACCGATCTTTAAGGTAGCGCCAGCTGTAGTTTGAAATCTTGCAACCAGCTTTGTCAGGTCAACAGATTCAGGAATATCAATGTCAATCGTCAGGCCTCTTATTACGGCCTTGTAATCTCCTTCAAGTACGCCCGGGTTATCCTCCTTAAAAAAGCCAAACGATTGAAGGGCGATCTTTTTTTCTACCCTTACCGTATAACTCCTCCTGCTTTTGTCTTCAGCCTTTACACTATACGAAATCGCATTTGTAAAGTCCATTTCAGAAATACCCGACTCCTGCACCTCAGCACCAACCTGTACAATAGTTCTCGGATTATCCACTACAAAGCTGGCTTTCAGGTTGGTCACATCAACTTCTATAGGGAGTGAAACAACGATTTCATCACCGGTGATGACGCCTGGGTATTCTTTATCTGCACCTTGTGCATCCTTAACAACGAATTTGAAGGACTCAATGCCCTTGCCATACATCACAGGATCTTTTTTACAACCTGCATGTATACCTGCTACAATAAGCAGGAGCAGGGTTG comes from the Pedobacter heparinus DSM 2366 genome and includes:
- a CDS encoding ATP-dependent DNA helicase, whose product is MTNGAASHSISDKVLSFIDFTNQNIFLTGKAGTGKTTLLKRIKESSSKKMAVVAPTGVAAMNAKGSTINSFFQLPPGSFFPGDISLENLQSGFLSIQSMVADLSYTRDKLSLFNELELLVIDEVSMVRCDLLDVIDAILRSVRKNNMPFGGVQLLLIGDLYQLPPVTKREDWSFLSRAYPSPYFFDALVIRRYPLLQIELTTVFRQTEIEFIQILNDIRNNQIDESGLALLNKRYDPQFSAVDGLNPIIITSHNAEANAINKEKLEELPGTEYTFEAEVSGEFRDLSLQAEQTLKLKEGAQVMFIKNDTGEDRKFYNGKIGKVKSVNGAGIWISFPQEEDLLLEKTSWASFEYKTDTEEAIVQQQVGEFSQYPVKLAWAVTIHKSQGLTFDQAVIDAGKSFVAGQVYVALSRVRTLNGLVLKSRIGTESLRSNTEVINYMKPVKEEELDAILIREQEKFILQLVLDHFSLNSVLRGLDVVSGNAEINKANLSEFKALMGQLNTSLTALMTLTERFQTQVRQLHQKEGFAALTALQERITSAHTYFTKELTMQLLNPVNKNIRIKPKNKIQQQIVHLLQKYRQVIENKLALIQLASGLLAGPIKKEDYAAWIDQHNVKPKSKNGSFAAVAAQQTTNLSLF
- a CDS encoding beta-N-acetylhexosaminidase — protein: MMIKRMFFMLCLIWMSAANPAFSQRVSIIPQPLSVAELPGNFKINSLTKITYDAGNSDLKSVGLQFSDQLKKLCGYALKVLPATAATGSNVIVLTTKNAVDSLGDEGYTLIANAKGVTISGKKAHGVFYGAQTLYQLLPVKGKNNTLVAAPLIPAVKIADKPRFGWRGMMLDVGRYFYSVEFVKKYIDNLALHKLNVFHWHLTEDHGWRIEIKKYPRLTSIGAWRNGTQFANNQIDNNPHGGFYTQDQIRDIVAYAAKRYVTVVPEIEMPGHATAALVAYPNVSCTGGPFKMLTGWGIQKEVFCAGKEETFNFLEDILSEVVALFPGKFIHIGGDECPKDRWKVCPNCQARMKKENLKDEHELQSYFIRRIEKFLTTKNKSIIGWDEILEGGLAPNAAVMSWRGTEGGIAAAKQLHDVVMTPYDFLYLDYYQGEPYLEPKAIGGNLQLEKVYNYEPVPAVLTAEQAKYIKGVQGNVWAEFIHSPEKVEYMAFPRAAAMAELAWTIPARKSWTDFSRRIEKQYQRYDDLGINYARSAYNVWHTVTVDSVANKARVSFKTNSYQPQVRYSLDGSEPTVNSLAYSKPFEVKLPVTIKAATFKDGRRMGAISSRSIFVDQNK
- a CDS encoding calcineurin-like phosphoesterase C-terminal domain-containing protein; the protein is MKPLSFFLFLLLSCALKAQNTASGYVFADANGNGKKDKTEKGIANVAVTNGQEVVQTNSKGYYTLPVGNDNIISVIKPTGYQVPLNADNLPQYFYIHKPQGSPQFKYKGVAPTGPLPAAVNFALKPVREQDNYTALIFGDPQVYNQEQVDYFVKDVISEVEGIKNMSFGISMGDEVGDKLDLFPAYTAAVKRVGIPWYNMMGNHDLNADAPADSLSDESFEAHFGPTTYAFNYGKVHFVVLDDVLYPDPRDGRGYYGGLRDDQLKFIEQDLKYVPKDYLVVMTMHIPLSEPEFLFSPTTRLKLFNLLKDFPHTLSISAHTHMQRQDFYVKGSEWLQDKPHHHFNIGTASGDFYSGLSDKNGTPVSTMRDGTPKGYGFIHFKGNQYIIDYKVAGEGATTQMRITAPEKLKKDTDTAAYVYVNFYTGAKNDILQYRIDDGSWMPLQHTFEFDPFYIAEVATWKSITDKTKKARRPSNPAKSTHLWKGPISTRLQTGRHSIEVKATDMFNRSFIQKSSYTIE
- a CDS encoding DEAD/DEAH box helicase encodes the protein MEKVVYTPAHDYILADFNLSALNLSDILKHNKVGADTSAKGFYELVPAEISLNFAVFGDAGGEMNNPLVTVTQTPDRVLLSCSCPSAADGLCEFQARALYNIMERQPLRLFFDAPLRHKKLKEFAQDYGLEQEKNPDDHFELSYIKGSLGISPKVKTLFPVTQKTKAELAASLLPKKEFNLPVSGGLIKKEMQTIVVFSQHRYYSHLNISLYEGQASRDGKIKNPLKAIDPSDLLWTTENISELKFLNGVLKFQNNYNAEASGSDLEGLRALARNPLGLDIYLHDPKISPNISATSISRIKLKILGIDLVLSVNEKGDFYEVSGKLMLDDQAIPLENLSIKHHYFIQLDKTLHLIDKPDFLRVIEFFKKHYDKMLIHRSKFDDFYENILSNLEEKVRINYAYLKPATKKQIEDKGYDLENEQLIYLSESEDFVLITPVMRYSNTEIPVLSRKQIIAKDKYGHTFSLRRDEAAELQFIADIAKQHPFFEEQQDEDLRLDCFYMHRKHFLDIEWFLNAFEAWRSKGITILGFNQLKNNNLSQYKANISIKVISGVDWFETKAKVEYNDQAISLKHLHKSIRNKSKFVKLDDGTMGILPDEWIEKFTSYFNAGELVEESIHTHKINYNKIAELYDEQLFDESVKDQLALYRAKLSGPESILPVPVPEGLNAELRGYQQDGLNWLNFLDGFNFGACLADDMGLGKTIQIIAFILSQRNKGHQNTNLVVVPASLIFNWQAEVAKFAPSLKIHTVYGADRLKDIHQFDQYEIVLTSYGTLLADIRFLKSYYFNYIFLDESQTIKNPDAQRYKAVRLLQSRNKVVLTGTPIENNTYDLYGQLSFACPGLLGSRQQFKELYAVPIDQFKDSKRAKELQKKISPFILRRTKEQVAKELPDKTEMVIYCEMGTEQREVYEAAVQDIKEYIEGKAEDELAKSSMYVLQGITRLRQICNSATLLKDDKFYGNASSKMEVLLEQIESKSPNHKILVFSQFVGMLDLIRAQLGERGIAHEYLTGQTRNRQQVVNSFQDNPEIRVFLISLKAGGVGLNLTRADYVYLVDPWWNPAVENQAIDRTYRIGQEKNVVAVRLICPDTIEEKIMKLQNTKRDLVDDLIKTDVSIYKTLSKKDLLGLFS